In a single window of the Caldilineales bacterium genome:
- a CDS encoding PhnD/SsuA/transferrin family substrate-binding protein, which translates to MHPLTLTMCQAPNAEPTCRAIAHTLGQRLGQPVRFVDDIPWPERLAGLESGEIDIGWVCGAYYVDWADRPDPTIELLAAPVMLGDRYADRPVYFSDVVVAAASPYRRFDDLRRARWAFNEPGSHSGHGVVRYHLATVGETWDYFACALASGAHQRSLQMILAGEIDASAIDSTVLETELRQQPDLAARIRVIAALGPSPIPPWIIQRRLPAELRDQLRRLFATMHHDPAGRALLSAGQMARFAAVSDRDYDEIRRMQKLAEAIEQR; encoded by the coding sequence ATGCACCCCCTCACCCTCACCATGTGCCAGGCGCCCAACGCCGAGCCGACCTGCCGGGCCATTGCTCACACCCTGGGCCAGCGGTTGGGCCAGCCGGTGCGCTTCGTCGATGACATCCCCTGGCCCGAGCGTCTGGCCGGGCTGGAGAGTGGGGAGATCGACATCGGCTGGGTCTGCGGGGCCTACTATGTGGACTGGGCCGACCGGCCTGACCCGACCATCGAACTGTTGGCGGCCCCGGTGATGCTCGGCGACCGCTACGCCGACCGGCCGGTGTACTTCTCGGATGTGGTGGTGGCCGCGGCCAGCCCCTACCGCCGCTTCGACGACCTGCGCCGGGCGCGCTGGGCCTTCAACGAGCCGGGTTCGCACTCCGGCCACGGCGTCGTTCGTTACCACCTGGCCACAGTGGGCGAAACGTGGGATTACTTCGCCTGCGCCCTGGCTTCGGGCGCGCACCAACGCTCGTTGCAGATGATCCTGGCGGGCGAGATCGACGCCTCGGCCATCGACAGCACCGTGCTGGAGACCGAACTGCGCCAGCAGCCCGACCTGGCCGCCCGCATCCGGGTCATTGCCGCCCTCGGCCCCAGCCCCATCCCGCCGTGGATCATCCAGCGCCGCCTGCCCGCCGAGCTGCGTGATCAGCTCCGGCGGCTGTTCGCGACCATGCACCATGACCCGGCTGGTCGTGCGCTGCTGTCGGCAGGACAGATGGCGCGTTTTGCAGCCGTGAGCGACCGGGATTACGACGAAATCCGGCGGATGCAAAAGCTGGCGGAGGCCATCGAGCAGCGATGA
- a CDS encoding MmgE/PrpD family protein — protein MNHTDLTEHALDFILSTTWAGLPTAVQHQAHRCLLDGLGALIAGTQTPVAAIMADFAAGQFGGDEATILRDGRRASMVGATLANGFAANALDIDDGFRPVKGHPGVCVLPVLLALAQARPLAGADFLTALVIGYEIGIRAGRIRHATYSVYHSSGSWGAIAAAAVAGRVLGLERPALRQALGAAEYHAPIAPMMKGIDRPSMGKDSTGWGAMVGMASALMAGQGFTGVDPLFDDAPDPGWVLNLGRDYEIMKLYFKPYACCRWTQPAIAAALRLAASAHLQPADIDRIRVRSFEAAARLSRAHPRNTEEAQYNLAYPVAAALIDGELGPGQVLPPRLFDPDLLALADRVEVEVEPEYEAAFPAKAFAEVIVTGRDGRTLASGRAEARWEPPDRPSDDELERKFRWLATPVLGSGRVDDLLHCIWESQSCQLFKSWQL, from the coding sequence ATGAACCACACAGACCTGACCGAGCACGCCCTCGATTTCATCCTCTCCACCACCTGGGCCGGCCTCCCGACCGCGGTGCAGCATCAGGCCCACCGCTGTCTGCTGGACGGGCTGGGGGCGCTGATCGCCGGGACGCAGACGCCGGTGGCGGCGATCATGGCCGACTTTGCCGCCGGCCAGTTCGGCGGCGATGAGGCGACCATCCTGCGCGACGGCCGGCGGGCCTCGATGGTGGGGGCGACGCTGGCCAACGGTTTTGCCGCCAACGCCCTCGACATCGACGACGGTTTCCGTCCGGTCAAAGGGCATCCGGGCGTGTGTGTGTTGCCCGTGCTGCTGGCGCTGGCCCAGGCGCGCCCCCTCGCCGGCGCCGACTTCCTAACGGCGCTGGTGATCGGCTACGAGATCGGCATCCGGGCCGGGCGCATCCGCCACGCCACCTACAGCGTCTATCATTCGTCGGGCAGCTGGGGGGCGATAGCGGCGGCGGCCGTGGCCGGCAGGGTGCTGGGGCTAGAGCGGCCGGCCTTGCGCCAGGCCCTGGGCGCGGCCGAGTATCACGCGCCGATCGCACCGATGATGAAAGGCATCGACCGGCCATCGATGGGCAAGGACAGCACCGGCTGGGGGGCGATGGTGGGGATGGCCTCGGCCCTGATGGCGGGGCAGGGCTTCACCGGCGTCGATCCCCTTTTCGACGACGCGCCCGACCCCGGCTGGGTGCTGAACCTGGGCCGCGACTACGAGATCATGAAGCTCTATTTCAAGCCCTATGCCTGCTGCCGCTGGACGCAGCCGGCCATCGCCGCCGCCCTCCGCCTCGCCGCCTCGGCGCATCTGCAGCCCGCCGACATCGACCGCATCCGGGTGCGCAGCTTCGAGGCCGCGGCCCGCCTGAGTCGCGCCCATCCCCGCAACACCGAGGAGGCGCAATACAACCTGGCCTATCCGGTGGCTGCGGCTTTGATCGACGGCGAGCTTGGCCCCGGCCAGGTGCTGCCGCCGCGCCTGTTCGACCCCGACCTGCTGGCCCTGGCCGACCGGGTGGAGGTGGAAGTCGAGCCGGAGTACGAGGCGGCTTTTCCGGCCAAAGCCTTTGCCGAGGTGATTGTGACCGGGCGCGATGGCCGAACCCTGGCCAGCGGCCGGGCCGAGGCCCGTTGGGAGCCGCCCGACCGACCGAGCGATGATGAGTTGGAGCGCAAGTTCAGGTGGTTGGCGACGCCGGTGTTGGGGTCGGGCCGGGTGGATGACTTGCTCCACTGTATCTGGGAGAGTCAGAGTTGCCAACTTTTCAAAAGTTGGCAACTCTGA
- a CDS encoding DUF2721 domain-containing protein, whose protein sequence is MELTLTTPALLFPAISLLLLAYTNRFLTLASLIRDLYARYKAQPDPRIKGQLANLRYRIVIIRNMQAYIVRVANF, encoded by the coding sequence ATGGAACTCACGCTCACCACCCCCGCCCTGCTTTTCCCCGCCATCTCCCTCCTCCTGCTGGCCTACACCAACCGCTTCCTCACCCTGGCCTCGTTGATCCGCGACCTGTACGCCCGCTACAAAGCCCAGCCTGACCCGCGCATCAAAGGCCAACTGGCCAACCTGCGCTATCGCATCGTCATTATCCGCAACATGCAGGCCTATATCGTCAGAGTTGCCAACTTTTGA
- a CDS encoding coproporphyrinogen III oxidase family protein, with the protein MPTLTTERPARHGQVLVNSLGQRLTRGVTRGARRWFVGPAQRWLFEPPPPDWTPPRLDRTSLYLHVPFCRHFCPYCPYTKTPYRQRLLAPYTAAAQAEIDWWAERVGPAEITTVYIGGGTPTLALGSVASILEHVRRRFRLTGDICIETNPADVDAEMVGQMHEAGITLVSLGVQSFQADRLAALGRGHPPETAERALGLLASAGFASVNADLMFALPGQSAADVLSDLARAAQLGANQITAYPLFTFPYTSVGNYLHLTGVRMPRLAVRRSQYNAISRWCAEHDFRRVSVWGFKQGAVPRYSSVTRDGYIGIGPGSGSHLPDGFVLNTFDLETWMEATGVARGAIALRMPFAGQMSGWWWLYWRFYDTRIPLDALDAELGPDADKARRLLWAAQKAGLAVQKGRFIELTQPGAFWLHLAQNYYALNYVNTLWTQARRQPWPQAIAL; encoded by the coding sequence CGCAGCGATGGCTCTTCGAGCCGCCGCCGCCCGACTGGACGCCGCCGCGCCTCGACCGCACCTCGCTCTACCTGCACGTCCCCTTCTGCCGGCACTTCTGCCCCTATTGCCCCTACACCAAGACGCCCTACCGCCAGCGGTTGCTCGCCCCGTACACCGCCGCGGCCCAGGCCGAGATCGACTGGTGGGCAGAGCGCGTCGGGCCGGCCGAGATCACCACCGTCTACATCGGCGGCGGCACACCCACCCTGGCGCTTGGCAGCGTCGCCAGCATCCTGGAGCATGTGCGCCGGCGTTTCCGTCTGACCGGCGACATCTGCATCGAGACCAACCCGGCCGATGTCGATGCCGAGATGGTGGGGCAGATGCATGAGGCCGGGATCACGCTTGTCTCGCTGGGCGTGCAATCGTTTCAGGCCGACAGACTGGCCGCGCTGGGCCGAGGCCACCCGCCCGAAACCGCCGAACGCGCCCTCGGCCTGTTGGCGAGCGCCGGCTTCGCCTCGGTCAACGCCGATCTCATGTTCGCCCTGCCCGGACAAAGCGCCGCCGATGTGCTGTCCGACCTCGCCCGCGCCGCCCAACTCGGCGCCAACCAGATCACGGCCTATCCGCTTTTCACCTTTCCCTACACCTCTGTCGGCAACTACCTGCACCTGACCGGCGTGCGCATGCCTCGGCTGGCGGTGCGGCGAAGCCAGTACAACGCCATCAGCCGGTGGTGCGCGGAGCACGATTTCCGCCGCGTGTCGGTGTGGGGATTCAAGCAAGGTGCTGTCCCCCGCTATTCTTCGGTCACACGCGATGGCTATATCGGCATCGGCCCCGGTTCCGGCTCGCATCTGCCCGATGGCTTCGTCCTCAACACCTTCGACCTCGAGACCTGGATGGAGGCGACCGGCGTAGCTCGCGGCGCTATCGCCTTGCGCATGCCCTTCGCTGGCCAGATGTCGGGCTGGTGGTGGCTGTACTGGCGCTTCTACGATACACGCATCCCGCTCGACGCCCTCGACGCCGAGCTTGGCCCGGACGCTGACAAAGCCCGCCGGCTGTTGTGGGCGGCGCAGAAGGCCGGGTTGGCGGTACAGAAAGGCCGTTTCATCGAACTGACGCAACCAGGGGCCTTCTGGCTGCACCTGGCGCAGAACTACTACGCCTTGAATTATGTCAACACCCTGTGGACACAGGCGCGCCGACAGCCGTGGCCGCAGGCGATCGCGCTATAA